In the genome of candidate division KSB1 bacterium, one region contains:
- a CDS encoding metalloregulator ArsR/SmtB family transcription factor has translation MAESIHELQVEIFKALSHPARIRILNALRERKRCACNLAPELGIEQSNFSRHISVLKNAGLIRCWKEGVSVFFTLADQRVIDLLDNANEILKHRIQLHHRIVV, from the coding sequence ATGGCTGAATCGATTCATGAACTGCAAGTCGAAATTTTTAAAGCGCTCTCCCATCCCGCGCGGATTAGAATTTTAAACGCGCTGCGAGAGCGGAAGCGCTGCGCCTGCAATTTAGCGCCAGAATTGGGTATCGAGCAATCCAATTTCTCGCGCCATATCTCGGTGCTGAAAAATGCCGGCTTAATCCGCTGCTGGAAAGAAGGCGTGAGCGTTTTTTTTACACTTGCTGATCAACGCGTGATTGATCTCTTGGATAATGCGAATGAAATCTTGAAGCATAGAATTCAATTGCATCATCGCATAGTTGTTTAG
- a CDS encoding ABC transporter ATP-binding protein: MLKLSDITITKNGKNILDQLSLTVFPREIHSILGQNGTGKSTLAYTIMGLPDYQINSGQMLWQGENINQLSVTDRAKLGITLAWQEPVRFEGLKVKDYLEIGSRGNGRNLTPAQSLESVGLNPDKYLHREVDTTLSGGERKRIELAAVLMMQPRLAILDEPDSGIDALSIDYIKGVIRTLVAKGSSVLLITHHEEVAAMADRASSLCAGKILKTGNPEEVTRFFRNHCRECPHINQPAEEVIQDA, translated from the coding sequence ATGTTGAAGCTATCAGATATAACGATTACCAAAAACGGGAAAAACATTTTAGATCAGCTTAGTCTGACGGTGTTTCCCCGTGAAATTCACAGCATTCTGGGGCAGAATGGCACGGGCAAAAGCACGCTGGCATACACCATCATGGGATTGCCGGATTATCAAATCAACAGCGGACAGATGTTGTGGCAGGGGGAAAATATCAACCAGCTTTCTGTCACTGATCGGGCGAAATTGGGGATCACCCTGGCTTGGCAGGAACCGGTCCGATTTGAGGGACTCAAAGTGAAGGATTATCTAGAAATCGGCAGCCGGGGAAATGGTAGAAATTTAACGCCCGCCCAGAGCCTGGAGAGCGTGGGGCTGAATCCAGATAAATATCTCCATCGGGAAGTTGACACCACTTTAAGCGGCGGTGAGCGCAAGCGCATCGAGCTGGCAGCCGTTTTGATGATGCAGCCCCGGCTGGCAATTCTGGATGAACCCGATTCCGGCATTGATGCGTTGTCTATCGATTACATTAAAGGAGTCATCCGCACGCTGGTCGCCAAAGGATCATCGGTGCTGTTGATTACGCATCACGAGGAAGTGGCGGCCATGGCCGATCGAGCTTCGTCGCTGTGCGCTGGCAAAATTTTAAAGACCGGCAATCCCGAAGAAGTCACCCGTTTCTTCCGAAACCATTGCCGGGAGTGCCCGCATATAAACCAGCCCGCGGAGGAGGTGATCCAGGATGCCTGA
- a CDS encoding SufD family Fe-S cluster assembly protein: MPDFANEFELLAEAYAASGGEVQDLKNSNYGLMLVSGHQLLGKNEIPGLIIEGEQIADGVKAKITVKKNHQLKHPVHLCFGVIPAEGVQRIVADFVIEENASAHFLAHCSFPNAVKVQHIMEGTVTVGKNATMEYSETHYHGTQGGVEVLPRMKIDVAPYGRYISTFKLIKGAAGKIVLDYDAYLQDRAVTEMYAKVYGKRTDDIRIKESIYLNGTESRGLAKSRIVLVDQASAEVLGEVIGKGPHSRGHIDCMEIVQGKQAVASAVPRLKVVDDTAKLTHEAAIGSVDKKQVETLMARGLTEQEAVDVIVKGLLM; this comes from the coding sequence ATGCCTGACTTCGCCAATGAGTTCGAGCTGCTGGCTGAAGCTTACGCTGCCAGCGGTGGAGAGGTGCAGGATTTAAAAAATTCCAATTATGGACTAATGCTGGTCAGCGGGCATCAATTGCTTGGCAAAAATGAGATACCCGGATTGATCATCGAAGGTGAGCAAATTGCCGATGGTGTGAAGGCGAAAATCACCGTCAAGAAAAACCATCAGCTTAAACATCCAGTGCATCTCTGCTTCGGTGTCATTCCAGCGGAAGGCGTGCAGCGAATTGTGGCGGACTTTGTGATCGAGGAGAACGCCAGCGCCCATTTTTTGGCGCACTGTTCGTTCCCCAACGCGGTGAAGGTTCAGCATATTATGGAGGGAACAGTTACCGTCGGTAAAAATGCTACCATGGAATACAGCGAAACTCATTATCATGGCACCCAGGGCGGTGTGGAGGTGCTGCCCAGGATGAAAATCGATGTTGCACCCTATGGTCGCTACATCAGTACCTTTAAATTGATCAAAGGAGCGGCGGGCAAGATCGTGCTGGATTACGATGCCTATTTGCAGGATCGGGCCGTGACGGAAATGTATGCCAAAGTATATGGCAAGCGCACCGATGATATCAGAATTAAAGAATCAATTTACCTGAATGGCACGGAGTCCCGCGGTCTGGCAAAAAGTCGTATTGTTCTTGTCGACCAGGCTTCAGCCGAGGTGCTGGGAGAGGTGATCGGCAAGGGACCCCATTCCCGCGGGCATATCGATTGTATGGAAATTGTGCAGGGAAAACAAGCCGTTGCTTCGGCGGTGCCGCGGCTGAAGGTGGTGGATGACACGGCCAAGCTGACCCACGAAGCTGCCATCGGCAGCGTTGATAAAAAACAGGTGGAAACATTGATGGCACGTGGGCTGACGGAACAGGAAGCAGTGGATGTCATTGTCAAGGGATTATTGATGTAG